A section of the Bryobacteraceae bacterium genome encodes:
- a CDS encoding DNA-binding response regulator: protein MKKILLIEDDTDLFALLKYNLEKEGYLVVGSQTGRGAVEMVRQERPDLIILDIMLPDSDGLDICKGIRSRPELAHIPIVFLTARASETDRILGLELGANDYIVKPFFVRELIARVKLQFRQAQPPARPLQAGPLQLDRASCRVTLDGRPVPLTATEFRLLEFLMSRPGVVFSREQLLDAVWGHDRAVTDRTVDVYILRLRQKLEGEDRALCFIRSVRGFGYSFNEDPLQAAMQQQAAG from the coding sequence ATGAAGAAAATTCTTCTCATCGAGGATGATACGGATCTGTTCGCGCTGCTGAAGTACAACCTCGAAAAAGAGGGCTACCTGGTGGTCGGGTCGCAGACCGGACGCGGGGCCGTGGAGATGGTCCGGCAGGAGCGGCCGGATCTGATCATCCTCGACATCATGCTGCCGGATTCAGACGGGCTCGATATCTGCAAGGGCATCCGCAGCCGCCCCGAGCTGGCGCACATCCCGATCGTTTTCCTCACCGCGCGCGCCTCGGAGACGGACCGCATCCTTGGTCTGGAGCTCGGCGCGAATGATTACATCGTCAAGCCGTTCTTCGTCCGTGAGCTGATCGCGCGCGTCAAACTGCAATTCCGCCAGGCGCAGCCGCCGGCGCGGCCCTTGCAGGCGGGCCCGCTTCAGCTCGACCGTGCCTCCTGCCGGGTGACGCTGGACGGCCGGCCCGTGCCGCTCACCGCCACCGAGTTCCGGCTGCTGGAGTTCCTGATGTCGCGTCCGGGCGTCGTCTTCAGCCGCGAGCAGCTTCTGGACGCCGTCTGGGGGCACGACCGCGCTGTCACTGACCGTACCGTGGACGTCTACATCCTGCGCCTGCGGCAGAAGCTGGAGGGCGAGGACCGCGCGCTGTGCTTCATCCGCAGCGTTCGCGGCTTCGGCTACTCGTTCAACGAGGATCCCCTTCAGGCGGCGATGCAGCAGCAGGCGGCTGGGTGA
- a CDS encoding oxidoreductase has product MALDRRSFLQGAPAILAAPRAAANPPQPPYDRDKVRRVGVIGPGWYGKCDLFRLIQIANVEVVSLCDVDQRMLEQAADRTAERQRSKRRPRLYRDYRDMLKERDLDIVLIATPDHWHALTAIEALRAGCHLYLQKPISVDVIEGQAILAAARKYNRVVQVGTQRRSTPHLIEARDEFIRPGRLGRIGHVEICCYYPMRSRENPPDTQPPAWLDYDMWVGPAPMRPYNPMLHPGRWRQFMEYSNGIVGDMCIHMYDMVRWMLDLGWPASVSSSGGIYVTREGKGNISDTQTAIFHHDGLDIVWTHRTWGPPPDPKYPWAAFFYGEKGVLKASVYSYDFIPNEGQPVHRDVTYELEQYPEDKIEERLERHVAPAIRYHMMDLLSAIDNGRRPVADIEQGYVSTAVCILANLSAQTGRTLHWDAAAGRVRGDDEANRLLARPYRSPWVHPDPKTV; this is encoded by the coding sequence ATGGCCCTGGATCGCAGATCGTTTCTTCAGGGCGCGCCGGCGATTCTCGCCGCGCCCCGCGCCGCCGCCAACCCGCCCCAGCCGCCTTACGACCGCGACAAGGTGCGCCGCGTCGGCGTCATCGGCCCCGGCTGGTACGGCAAGTGCGACCTGTTCCGGCTCATTCAGATCGCCAACGTGGAAGTCGTCTCGCTGTGCGACGTCGACCAGCGCATGCTGGAACAGGCAGCCGACCGCACCGCCGAGCGGCAGCGCTCGAAGCGACGGCCGCGGCTCTACCGCGATTACCGCGACATGCTGAAGGAGCGCGACCTCGACATCGTTCTCATCGCCACGCCCGACCACTGGCACGCGCTCACTGCCATTGAGGCTCTCCGCGCCGGCTGCCACCTGTATCTGCAAAAGCCCATCAGCGTCGATGTCATCGAGGGGCAGGCGATCCTCGCCGCCGCCCGCAAGTACAACCGCGTGGTGCAGGTAGGCACGCAGCGGCGCTCGACGCCTCATCTCATCGAGGCGCGCGATGAATTCATCCGCCCGGGCAGGCTCGGCCGCATCGGCCACGTCGAAATCTGCTGCTACTACCCGATGCGCTCGCGCGAGAACCCGCCAGACACGCAGCCGCCCGCGTGGCTCGACTACGACATGTGGGTGGGCCCGGCGCCCATGCGCCCCTACAATCCCATGCTGCACCCGGGGCGCTGGCGCCAGTTTATGGAGTATTCCAACGGCATCGTCGGCGACATGTGCATCCACATGTACGACATGGTGCGCTGGATGCTCGATCTCGGCTGGCCGGCCTCCGTCTCCAGCTCCGGCGGCATCTATGTGACCCGCGAGGGCAAGGGCAACATCAGCGATACCCAGACGGCCATCTTCCACCACGACGGCCTCGACATCGTCTGGACGCACCGCACCTGGGGCCCGCCTCCCGATCCCAAATATCCGTGGGCCGCATTTTTCTACGGCGAAAAGGGAGTCCTGAAGGCCAGCGTCTACTCCTACGACTTCATCCCCAACGAGGGCCAGCCCGTGCACCGCGACGTGACCTACGAACTCGAGCAGTACCCCGAGGACAAGATCGAAGAACGGCTCGAACGCCACGTCGCTCCGGCCATCCGCTACCACATGATGGACCTGCTTTCGGCCATTGACAACGGCCGTCGCCCCGTGGCTGACATCGAGCAGGGCTACGTCTCCACCGCCGTCTGCATCCTGGCCAATCTCTCCGCACAGACCGGGCGCACGCTCCACTGGGACGCCGCCGCCGGGCGCGTCCGCGGCGACGACGAGGCCAACCGCCTGCTGGCGCGGCCCTACCGCTCCCCGTGGGTGCATCCGGATCCGAAGACCGTCTGA